From Deltaproteobacteria bacterium:
CGGAAGATTCAAAAACTTTTGAAAAAGAAGTAGTGCTCAACGCCTTTCGGCATCAAAGATCGATTCACTCCGCAAAATTTACCTTAAAAATACCGCCATGTTAAGCGGTTATTTTCATGGATCTTGGGGCTACGAGTTTAAAAACAAAAAATTATCAAGCCCCTGGTGATATATCATATTATTGGCTACGAGTTTAAAAACAAAAAATTATCAAGCCCCTGGTGATATATCATATTATTTTCTTTGGAATTATTGCCTATCAAGTACCGGTTTGCAGCTATATTGCCCCAAAACCATTTAATTACCAACAGTTATCGATAAAATTTTCTTGTTTTCCTAATTTTCCCAATGGTACATGAATCAGTATATTTCATATTTGACATCCGGTCCTACCCATTTCTCGGTTCCGGTGCTATCAATTATCCTTTGGGCGCAACTCGGGCAGAGGCGCACAATCAGTAAACTATCTTCCCCTTCGAGAATTTTACTCAATCTATGGCGCAGGGAAGCCAGTCTCGTTTTGCTCAGATGGGCTCGAAAAATGGATAGTTGCAGGTGATCTCCACAGCCCTTAAGGATTTTGTAGGCCTTGGCCCAACGTTTGGGGTCGCGGATATCATAACAGATCAGGTGCCAATGTTTTTCTTCGCCCATCAGCGTAACCTCAAGCGGGCAAATAACCCTGGCTGGCCGGTCCACTCTTTTTCAAGGAGCCGCGCCTCCAGTTCGATGGTCCGGGCGTAACTCAAGGAATAGTTAAGGACCGGATGTTTCCACTTTTCCTGTTTGCGGCTTTCATATAGCTGAATGGCCTTCCGTCGGCCCTCGG
This genomic window contains:
- the cas2 gene encoding CRISPR-associated endonuclease Cas2, whose protein sequence is MGEEKHWHLICYDIRDPKRWAKAYKILKGCGDHLQLSIFRAHLSKTRLASLRHRLSKILEGEDSLLIVRLCPSCAQRIIDSTGTEKWVGPDVKYEIY